The Drosophila nasuta strain 15112-1781.00 chromosome 2L, ASM2355853v1, whole genome shotgun sequence genome window below encodes:
- the LOC132796190 gene encoding protein nubbin isoform X2: protein MVMSELRWHTASPEDNTNSLKHDLLKTNNNSARDAVHLMQSRYISRLSRSPSPLQSNASDCDDNNSSVGTSSDRCRSPLSPALLLTQQQAKRQLLSMPHPAHHHNHHHHQQQQQQLHHNNHHNHHQVYKMEQPDEDYDDANGGALNLTSDNSRHSTQSPSNSVKSALAASPPSAELHHAPSPVAPMISPVLPPTVATPTPTSMAAAAAAAAAVATTVASGMQPMLALPGLSSPQAHFAAAGLGLNNPLLAGSISPQDFAQLQQLLQQRQVALQQQFNSYMELLRSGSLGLAQDDPALNTQVAAAQFLMQSQLQALAQATQQLQALQKQQQRQQEQLQESLSLCKSPLLQPRSSTPHARSPPAAVMAAAAVHSPASSPHLHHPLQITPPNSAASLKLSGMLTPSTPTSGTHNHNHSQNSITTPQPKTVASAAAARAAGEPSPEETTDLEELEQFAKTFKQRRIKLGFTQGDVGLAMGKLYGNDFSQTTISRFEALNLSFKNMCKLKPLLQKWLDDADRTIQATGGVFDPAALQATVSTPEIIGRRRKKRTSIETTIRGALEKAFMANQKPTSEEISQLADRLGMEKEVVRVWFCNRRQKEKRINPSLDSPTGADDDESSYMMS, encoded by the exons ATGGTTATGTCGGAGCTACGTTGGCACACCGCTAGTCCCGAGGATAATACAAATTCCTTGAAGCATGATTTGCTAAAgactaacaacaacagtgcCAGAGACGCCGTCCACCTCATGCAGAGTCGAT ATATCAGTCGCCTGTCGCGGTCGCCATCGCCGCTGCAATCGAACG CTTCAGATTGCGATGACAACAACTCGAGTGTGGGCACTTCCAGCGATCGCTGTCGTTCGCCCTTGAGCCCCGCCTTGTTGCTGACACAGCAGCAGGCCAAGCGACAACTGCTGTCGATGCCACATCCGGCTCACCAccacaatcatcatcatcatcaacagcaacagcagcagttgcaccACAACAACCATCACAACCATCATCAGGTGTACAAAATGGAGCAGCCCGATGAGGATTACGACGATGCCAATGGCGGCGCTTTGAACTTGACCAGCGACAATTCACGTCACAGCACACAATCGCCCTCGAATTCGGTGAAATCAGCACTTGCCGCATCGCCGCCCAGCGCTGAGTTGCATCATGCGCCGTCGCCGGTGGCGCCAATGATCTCGCCTGTGCTGCCGCCCACcgtggccacgcccacacccacctcaatggcagcagcagccgctgcggCAGCAGCTGTGGCCACCactgtggcaagtggcatgcAACCAATGCTCGCTTTACCCGGACTCTCTTCGCCTCAGGCACACTTCGCTGCCGCTGGCTTGGGTCTGAATAATCCGCTTTTGGCTGGCTCCATTTCGCCACAGGATTTCGcccagctgcagcagttgctgcaacagcGTCAGGTGGCACTGCAACAGCAGTTCAATAGCTACATGGAACTGCTTCGCAGTGGATCGTTGGGTTTGGCGCAAGATGATCCGGCGTTGAACACTCAAGTGGCAGCCGCACAGTTCCTCATGCAGAGTCAGTTGCAAGCGTTGGCTCAGGCCACGCAACAGTTGCAGGCActgcagaagcaacagcaacgtcagCAGGAGCAACTCCAAGAGTCGCTCTCCCTCTGCAAGTCGCCGCTGTTGCAACCACGCAGCTCGACGCCTCACGCTCGCAGTCCTCCAGCTGCTGtcatggctgctgctgctgttcacaGTCCGGCAAGCTCGCCACATTTGCATCATCCGCTGCAGATAACGCCGCCCAATTCGGCAGCCAGTCTGAAACTCAGTGGCATGTTGACTCCTAGCACACCGACAAGTGGCAcccacaatcacaatcacagtCAGAATTCGATCACAACGCCGCAACCCAAGACGGTGGcaagtgcagcagctgctcgagCTGCAGGCGAACCTTCACCTGAGGAAACCACCGATCTGGAGGAACTCGAACAGTTTGCCAAGACCTTCAAGCAGCGTCGTATTAAGCTCGGTTTCACCCAAGGTGATGTGGGATTGGCCATGGGCAAACTCTATGGCAATGACTTTTCGCAGACGACAATCTCGCGCTTCGAGGCGCTCAATCTGAGCTTCAAGAACATGTGCAAGCTGAAGCCGTTGCTGCAAAAGTGGCTCGACGATGCCGATCGCACCATTCAGGCCACCGGCGGTGTCTTTGATCCGGCTGCGTTGCAGGCCACGGTCAGCACACCGGAGATTATTGGCCGTCGTCGCAAGAAGCGCACCTCGATTGAGACCACAATTCGCGGTGCTCTCGAGAAGGCTTTCATGGCCAACCAGAAGCCCACCTCCGAGGAGATTAGCCAACTGGCTGATCGCCTTGGCATGGAGAAGGAAGTGGTGCGTGTTTGGTTCTGCAATCGCCGGCAGAAGGAGAAACGCATCAATCCCTCGCTCGACAGCCCAACGGGTGCCGATGATGACGAATCGTCCTACATGATGTCCTAA